The window GTCATCGAGCGCATGCTGGGTGGCACGCTGGAAGCGGGCATCGAGCGCACGGTTCATCGCGACGGACTGGAGTATCGGTTCACCATGCCGCTGCACCGGCTCGAACCCGATCTCGCCGACGCCGGCGTCGAGGACGCCGCCGCTTGACGGGTGGTTGCCCGGCCTCGCGGAATTCGCTGGTATTGGCGGGCGTTTTGCCCTATATGCCGCGCAACATTCGCTCTCGAGCGACTGTTCACCGGCCCCTGCTGGACGACATCCCGGCTGTGGGCGACCCGTTTCCTAAAAAACAGAAAGGAAAAGCGCGATGTCGATCACCGCAGAGCGTAAACAGGATTTGATGAAGGAATTCGCGACACAGAAGGGCGACACCGGTTCTCCGGAGGTCCAGGTCGCGATCCTCTCCGAACGCATCAAGAACCTGACCGATCACTTCAAGGACCACAAGAAGGATAACCATTCCCGCCGTGGTCTGCTCGCCCTCGTCTCCCAGCGCCGCAGCCTGCTTGACTATCTCAAGCGCAAGGATGAAGGCCGCTACCAGACGTTGATCGAGAAGCTCGGTCTGCGCCGTTAAGAAGTTTGACCGGCGGGCATCCGAAAGGGTCCCGCCGGTCGCGCATATTGGGCTGCCGCAATGTAGCCCGCCTGGCTCCGCGACATGGAAAGGCACAGTGCCGGAGCCGCCTCAGGACACAGTCATGGGGCAGGATTGCAGGGCGCTTTAGGCGGATTGCCGCCGCCCCGACCAGAGCATCGTCCCATAGATGCCCGACCCCAAAGCGTCCCGTTGTCTTGCCCGTGGCTCGTCCTGCAACGAAGCCAGAGAACACGGTTTCGTGCCGCGCAGCGGCATGAACGGTTCTCGCATTGAAGGACAAGACATGTTCAATCATCACAAAGTGGAAATCGAGTGGGGCGGCCGTCCGCTCATTCTGGAAACCGGCAAGATCGCACGCCAGGCTGACGGCGCGGTGCTCGCGACCTACGGCGAGACCGTCGTGCTCGCGACCGTCGTTTCCATGAAGGAACCGAAGCCGGGCCTCGATTTCTTCCCGCTGACCGTCAACTACCAGGAAAAGACCTTCGCGGCCGGCAAGATCCCCGGCGGCTTCTTCAAGCGCGAAGGCCGTCCGAGCGAGAAGGAGACGCTGACGTCGCGCCTCATCGATCGCCCGATCCGCCCGCTCTTCGCCGATGGCTACAAGAACGACACGCAGATCGTCGTCACCGTCGTCCAGCATGACCTGGAGAACGATCCCGACATCCTCGCCATCGTCGCCACTTCGGCTGCGCTGACGCTTTCCGGCGTGCCCTTCATGGGTCCGATCGGCGGCGCGCGCGTCGGCTATATCAATGGCGAATACGTCCTGAACCCGCACCTCGACGAGATGCCGGAGTCGAAGCTCGACCTCATCGTCGCCGGTACGGGCGATGCCGTTCTCATGGTCGAGTCCGAAGCTCAGGAACTCGACGAAGAGATCATGCTCGGCGCCGTCATGTTCGGCCACAAGGGCTTCCAGCCGGTCATCGACGCGATCATCCAGCTCGCCGAAGTTGCCGCCAAGGAGCCGCGCGACTTCACCTCTCCGACCTATGACGAGCTCGAGGCAGAGATGCTGAAGCTGGTCGAGGGCGAGCTGCGCGAAGCCTACAAGAACACCCAGAAGGCCGAGCGTTATGCTGCGGTCGACGCGGTGAAGGCCAAGGTCAAGGCGCATTTCGCACCCGCCGAAGGCGAGACCCCGAAGTGGACCTCGGAGCAGGTCGGCACGGTGTTCAAAGACCTGCAGGCGAAGATCGTCCGCTGGAACATCCTCGACACCGGCAGCCGCATCGACGGCCGCGACCTGTCGACCGTTCGCCCGATCGTGTCGGAAGTCGGCATCCTGCCGCGCACCCACGGCTCGGCGCTGTTCACCCGCGGTGAGACGCAGGCGATCGTCGTCGCCACGCTCGGCACCGGCGAGGACGAGCAGTTCATCGACGCGCTGACCGGCACCTACAAGGAGACCTTCCTCCTTCACTACAACTTCCCGCCCTATTCGGTGGGCGAGACCGGCCGCATGGGGTCGCCCGGCCGTCGCGAGATCGGCCACGGCAAGCTCGCATGGCGCGCCGTGCACCCGGTTCTGCCGGAAAAGGAGCAGTTCCCCTACACGCTGCGCGTCGTCTCCGAGATCACCGAGTCGAACGGCTCGTCCTCGATGGCAACCGTCTGCGGCACCTCGCTGGCTCTGATGGATGCGGGCGTTCCGCTGACCAAGCCGGTTGCGGGCATCGCCATGGGCCTCATCAAGGAAGGCGAGCGCTTCGCGGTTCTCTCCGACATCTTGGGTGATGAAGATCACCTCGGCGACATGGACTTCAAGGTCGCGGGCACCACGGCCGGCATCACCTCGCTCCAGATGGACATCAAGATTTCCGGCATCACCGAGGAAATCATGAAGGTCGCGCTCGAGCAGGCCAAGGGCGGCCGCGAGCACATCCTGGTCGAGATGTCGAAGGCGATCACCGAGGGCCGTTCGGAGCTCGGCGAGTTCGCACCGCGCATCGAGGTCATGCAAATCCCGACCGACAAGATCCGCGACGTCATCGGATCGGGCGGCAAGGTCATCCGCGAAATCGTGGAAAAGACCGGCGCCAAGATCAACATCGAGGACGACGGCACGGTCAAGATCGCGTCTTCGAACGCCAAGGAAATCGAGGCGGCGAAGAAGTGGATTCACACGATCGTGGCCGAGCCGGAAGTCGGCGAGATTTACGAAGGCACGGTCGTCAAGACCGCCGATTTCGGCGCTTTCGTGAACTTTTTCGGCCCGAAGGACGGTCTGGTCCACATCTCGCAGCTCGCCGCCGACCGCGTCCAGAAGACCACCGACGTCGTCAAGGAAGGCCAGAAGGTCTGGGTCAAGCTGATGGGCTTCGACGAGCGCGGCAAGGTCCGCCTGTCGATGAAGGTCGTTGATCAGGAAACCGGCAAGGAACTCGCCCGCGACAAGAAGAGCGCGGACGCGGAAGAAGCCGACGCCTGATCGCCTGAGCGATAGCAATTAAAGAAGGGCGCGACCGAAAGGTGGCGCCCTTTTTTCGTTTGGGTCGGAGTGAAACACCCCCTCCACGATGCTTTGCATGGTCCCCCTCCCCCGCTTTGCAGGGGAGGATCTACGGTCGCGGACGGCCGCAGCGTGGATCCTCCTCCGTTTACGGGGGAGGGGGACCGCCGAAGGCGGTGGAGGGGGTGTTTGGTAAAGATTTAAGCCGCGAAGGGATAGTCGATGAGCCCCTTCGCGCCGCCGCCATAGAAGGTTTCCTTCTGCGGCGCGTTCAGCGGCAGGCCTTCCTCGAAACGGCGGACGAGATCGGGATTGGCGATGAAGAGCTTGCCGAAGGCGACGAGATCGGCGCGTCCGCTCTCGATCGCTTCCTCGGCGAGCTTCTGGTCGTAGCCATTGTTCACGATCCATGCGCCCTTGCCGCCGGCGTCGCGGTAGGCGGCCTTGAACTGCGCGTAGTCGAACGGCTTGCCGCCCTGCTGGAACTCGCGGTCGCCTCCGGTCGCCCCTTCGATGACGTGGATATAGGCCAATCCGTAGGCCGCGAGCTTGCTCGCGACATAGTCGAAGAGCGGTTGCGGATCGGGGTCGGAAGCATCGTTCGCAGGCGTGACCGGCGACAGGCGGATGCCGACGCGACCGGCGCCGGCAGCCGACACGACCGCTTCGACAACCTCGAACAGGAAGCGCGCGCGGTTCTCGATCGACCCGCCATACTCGTCGGTGCGGTGGTTGCTGCCCGAGCGCAGGAACTGGTCCACCAGATAGCCGTTGGCCGCGTGAATCTCGACGCCGTCGAAGCCGGCTTCTTCCACGGCGGCTTTCGACGCGCGGTGGTAGTCGGCGACGATGCCCGGCAGTTCCTCGCGCTTGAGCGCGCGCGGCTCGGACGTTTCGGCAAACGAGCCCGTCCCGTCTGCGGAGATCAGGTAGGTCTTCGACTTGGCGCGCAGGGCAGACGGCGCGACCGGCTTGCCGCCGCCGGGCTGCAGCGAATCGTGCGAGATGCGGCCGACATGCCAGAGCTGGGTGACGATTTTTCCGCCAGCCTCATGGACCGCATCGGTGACCGTGCGCCACGCCGCGAGCTGCTCCGCGCCATAAAGGCCGGGCACGTCCGCATAACCCTGTCCCTGATGCGAGATCGCAGTCGCTTCGGTGATCAGCATGCCGGCGGTCGCGCGCTGCGTGTAGTACGTTACCGAAAGCTCGGTGGGCTTCGCGCCGGGCGAGCGGTTGCGCGTCAGCGGCGCCATCGCGAAGCGGTTCTGAAGCGACAAATCACCAACTGTGACGGGATCGAAAATCGTGGCCATGGGGATCTTTCTTGTTTCTGGGAAGGGAAGGCGAAATCAGAGGTCGTTCAGGAACGATCGCATGGCGGCGATCGTCTCCTCGTTGCGCTTGTAGAAGACCCACTGGCCGACGCGGCGCGCCGTGACCAGATCGGCCCCTGACAGGGCGGCGAGATGGGCTGAGATGGTCGATTGCGACAGCCCGCAGCGCGCGAACTGCCCGGCGCAAACGCCCATTTCCAGCGGATGTTCCTGACCGCCGAAATGGACCTCCGGCTCTTTCAGCCACGACAGCATGTCGCGGCGAACCGGGTGGGCCATGGCCTTCAGGGTGATGTCCTTGTCCATCTCGTGTCTCTTATCGAACAACGGCGATTTATATATCGTCACATGGCGATATGAAAACAACCGGGTTTCACGCGACCGTGTTCTCGGGCAATACGATTGCGTTTATCCCTGGGTTACGGGGAACGTGACCCCATTGGCGGCACAAAGCTTGACCTTGGCGCTTCGAGCATGAAAGACGCACAATCCGGCGCGTTGCGTGCCGGTTTGACGCGAGAGGACGCCCTGCGTGACTGATGGTTCGTTGAAGACGCTGTTCCACCCGTTCGACACGGGGATTCTCGACGAGCCGCAGACCGGGGAGCGCGCGCTCGTCATCAATGCGCCCGCGGATTTTCGTGCGCCGTCCGGCTTCGATGCCGTGCTCTCGCTGGTTCAGGATTTCCGTCCCGCATTTCGTGCGCTGGAAGCGGCCCGCTTCGCTGTCACGCCGGTGGCGCAGGGCGATGCCTATGACCTCGTACTGGTCTTTTGCGGCCGGCACAGGGGCCAGAACGAACTCTGGATAGCCGACGCGCTGGAGCGCGTGCGCGCCGGTGGACGCATCGTCGTGGCCGGCGGCAGGACGGAAGGCGCGGCGAGCCTGCGCAAACGCATCGCGGCGCTGGTCGAGATCGAGGACCACGCGTCGAAGAACCATGGCGTGGTCTTCTGGCTCGTCGCGCCTGCTTTGCCCGCGCAGGTCATCGACACCCTGCGCGCCGCCAACCCAGCCTCGTCGATCGAGGGCGGCTTTTCTGCGCAGCCCGGCGCCTTCTCGCATGACCGGATCGATCCCGGCTCGGAATTCCTGATCGAGAACCTGCCGCAAGGCCTGAAAGGTGCCGCGGCCGATTTCGGCGCCGGCTGGGGCTATCTGTCGGTCATGCTGGCAAGGCATGCACCGACCGTCGCCTCCATCGACCTCTACGAGGCAAGCCATATCGCCTGCGAAGCGTCGAAGGCGAACCTCGCCGCTCTCGCGCCGGATACGCAGGCGACCGTCCACTGGTGCGATCTTCTGGCTGAGAAGGTCGAGCGCCGCTACGATCTTCTGGTGATGAACCCGCCCTTCCACCAGGGCAGGGCGGCCGAGCCGACGATCGGCGAGGGCATGATCCGCGCCGCGTCCGCCGCGCTCAAGCCGGGTGGGCGGCTGTTCATGGTCGCGAACCGGACGCTGATGTACGAGCCCATGTTGCAGGCAGGTTTCGCGCGCCATGGTGAGGTGTCACGCAACGAGCGTTTCAAGGTGTTGTGGGCGGTGCGATGACGCGCGGGCGTCAGTGCATGGCGATCTTTTGCAGCGGCTTCGATCGCGGTACTTTCGATCCGATCGGACCGGGCCGGCCATACAGATAGCCCTGCACGACCTCGCAGCCGGCAGCGCGCAGCAGCGTCACCTGGTTCTCGGTCTCGACACCCTCGGCGATCGTATGTACACCCAGCGCCCGCGACAGGCCGACGATGGTCGAGACGACAGCCCCTGAATTCGCGTCCGTCTCCAGCCGCTGCACGAAGGACTGGTCGATCTTCAGCTTCTTGAACGAGAAGTCGATAAGGTAGCTGAGGTTGGAATAGCCCGTCCCGAAATCGTCGACGGCCACCGAGATGCCCATGCGCGCGAGTTCGTCCAGGATGTGCGCGGCGCGGCCGCGATCCTGCATCATCGCGGTCTCGGTCACTTCGAGTTCGAGGCGCTTGGGGTCGATGCCGGTCACGTCGATCACGTTGCGCACCATGGCCAGGAAATCCTTGGTCATGAACTGCACGGGCGAAATGTTCACGGCGACGAAGCAGTCCTGCGGCAGGAGCCGCGCATCCGAGCAGGCCTTGTGCAGCACCCACTCGCCGATCGGCCCGATCATGCCGGTCTCCTCGGCGATCGGCACGAACTCCGTCGGCGGGATCATGCCGCGCTCGGGGTGCTTCCAGCGCACCAGCGCCTCATAGCCGACGATCCTGCCGCTCGGCAGGTCGAATTGCGGCTGGTAGTGCAGGTCGAAATCGCCGCGCTTGAAAGCGAGGTGGAGCTCGGATTCGATCCACTGGCGATACTCGGCCACCTTGCCCATCTCGGCATGGAACACCGACCAGTTGCCGATGCCGCCGGCGCGCGCATGCTGAAGCGCGAGGTTGGACTTGCGCAACAGCACCACCGGGTCGATCCCGTCCTTCGGCATCGCGACGATGCCGACCGAGAGGTTGATGGATTGCAGGTGCGACGGGAGCTGATAGGGCTGCATCAGCTTTTCCATCAGATACTCCACCAGCGTGTCGACAGGGCCCATATCCGGCGTGTCGTGGATGAGCACGGCGAACTCGCCGGCCCCGATACGGCCCATTTCCACCGTGTCCGGGAGAATTTCGCGAAGGCGCCTGGCGAAGGCGCGGATGAGCTGGTCGCCCTGGCTGTAGCCGATGGAATCGTTGACCTGCTTGAAGCGGTCGATATCGATGTCGATCAGGAAGACCGGCTCGCCATTGCGGATCGTTGCCGATGCGGCCTCGGCGATCTTGCCGATCATCGCGGTCCGCGCATGCAGGCCGGTGAGCTTGTCGACCTGCGTTTCCTGATAGACGTAGCTGACGGATTCGTCGACGCCGGCGAAGAACGACATCGCCGCGAGCGACGCCGCAAGTGCGCAGAGTGCTGCCAGCGCACCACCGACGACTTCCGACGGAAGGCCTGCGACATGGCTGCCGTAACCGAGCTTCAGTCCCCACAGTCCGAGCATGAAGCTGCCCAGTCCCGACGCGGCGATCGTGATCAGCCGGAAGGTGGTGCTCCGTGTCGGATTGGTCTTGTTGTCCATGCCAGCGTCCTTCAACCCTGGCATGATATATCGCAGGTTCCTTAAGAACCGTTTCTACCGGTCGTTACAATTGGTGAAATGACGCAAGCGTCAGTTTAACCCTCGTCGGTGCGCTTCAACTCGTCCAGCGTGGGCATCGACACGATGTGATAGCCCGAATCGACATAGTGGATTTCGCCGGTCACGCCGGATGACAGGTCCGACAGGAGGTAGAGCGCGGAGCGGCCGACCTCTTCCGACGATACGGTCCGGCGCAGCGGCGAATTGCGCTGCTGGTAGGAATACATCAGCCGCGCATCGGAGATGCCGGCGCCCGCCAGCGTCCGTACGGGACCGGCGGAAAGGCCATTCACGCGAATGCCGCGCGGGCCGTAATCGTTCGCGAGGTAGCGCACGCTGGCCTCGAGCCCTGCCTTCGCCACGCCCATCACATTGTAGTTCGGCATGACGCGGACCGACCCGGCATAGGTCAGCGTGATCATCGAGCCGCCATTCGTCATCAGCGGGGCCGCGTGCTTCGCCACTTCGGTGAAGGAGAAGCACGAGATCACCATCGTGCGCACGAAATTCTCGCGCGTGGTGTCGGCATAGAGGCCCTTGAGCTCGTTGCGATCCGAAAAACCGATGGCGTGAACGATGAAGTCGAGCCCGCCCCATTCGGATTTCAGCGCATCGAAGGTTTCGATCACCGTGGCAGTGTCTTCCACATCGCAGGGCAGCACGAGCTTCGCGCCGACCTGCTCGGCCAGCGGCTTTACGCGGCGGCCGAACGCGTCGCCCTGATAGGTGAAGGCCAGTTCGGCGCCGTGATCTGCAAGCTGCTTGGCGATGCCCCAGGCGATCGAATGATCGTTCGCGACGCCCATCACGAGGCCGCGCTTGCCCTTCATCAGCCCGTCCATGCGAAGCCGTCCCGCCCTAGTTCTGATAGCGCTGGAAGACCAGCGTCGCGTTGGTGCCGCCAAAGCCGAACGAGTTCGACAGGACCGTGTCGATCTTGGCATTGTCGATGCGCTTGCGCACGACCGGCATGCCTTCGAATTCGGGGTCGAACTCCTCGATATGCGCGCTTTCGCCGATAAAGCCGGCCTGCATCATCAGGATCGAATAGATCGATTCCTGGACGCCGGCAGCACCCAGCGAGTGCCCGGTCAGCGACTTGGTCGATGCGATATGCGGCATCTTGGTCCCGAACACTTCGCGGATCGCGCCCATTTCCTTGGAATCGCCGACAGGCGTCGATGTGCCGTGCGTGTTGATGTAGTCGACGTCGCCGGTGACGGTGGAGAGTGCCTGGCGCATGCAGCGGATCGCGCCTTCGCCCGACGGCGCCACCATGTCGTAGCCGTCCGACGTCGCGCCGTAGCCGGTCACTTCGGCATAGATCGTCGCGCCGCGTGCCTTGGCATGCTCCAGTTCTTCCAGAACCAGAACGCCGGCGCCGCCGGCGATCACGAAGCCGTCGCGGTTGACGTCGTAGGCGCGCGAGGCGACGGATGGCGTATCGTTATACTTGGACGACATCGCGCCCATCGCGTCGAACAGGTTCGACATCGTCCAGTCGAGGTCTTCGTGGCCGCCGGCGAAGATGATGTCCTGCTTGCCCCACTGGATAAGCTCGTAGGCGTTGCCGATGCAGTGCGCCGACGTCGAGCAGGCCGACGAGATCGAATAGTTCACGCCGTGAATCTTGAACGAAGTCGCCAGCGTTGCCGATGCGGTCGACGACATCGCCTTCGGCACCGCGAACGGCCCGATGCGCTTGGGGCTGTTGTTCTTTTCGGTGATTTCGGCGGCTTCGACGATCGTCTTGGTCGACGGGCCGCCCGACCCCATGATGATGCCGGTGCGCTCGTTGGTGATGTCACCGTCCTCGAGGCCGGCGGACGCGATCGCCTGCTGCATGGCCACATGGTTCCACGCGCCGCCCTTGTGCAGGAAGCGCATCGCGCGGCGATCCACGAGTTCGGTCGGGTCGAGCGTCGGCGCGCCCCAGACCTGGCACCGGAAGCCGTGCTCGGCGAAATCGTTGGAGAATGTGATGCCGGACTTGGCATCGCGGAGCGATGCCTGCACCTCGTCGGCGTTATTGCCGATCGAGGATACGATGCCCAGTCCCGTGACGACGACACGTCTCATATGAGGGTCCTTTCGCTGCGCGCCGCACATGCTGCGGTCGCGGCTGGTTCCGGAAGGTTTGCTTCAGGCGGCTTCCTGCTTGGACAGGCCGACGCGCAGGTCGGTCGCCGTATAGATCTGTTCGCCGTCCGCCTTCAGCCAGCCGTCAGCCGTGCCGAGGACGAGGCGGCCGCGCATCACGCGCTTGAAATCGATGCCGTACTCGACCTTCTTGACCGAAGGCGTGACCATGCCCTTGAACTTCACTTCGCCGGTGGAGAGCGCCATGCCCTTGCCCGGAAGGCCGAGCCAGCCGAGATAGAAGCCGGTCATCTGCCACATGGCGTCGAGGCCCAGGCATCCCGGCATGATCGGGTTGCCGATGAAATGGCACGGGAAGAACCAGAGGTCGGGCTTGATGTCGAGTTCGGCGCGGATATAGCCCTTGTCGAATTCGCCGCCCGTCTCGCTGATGTCGGTGATGCGATCGAACATGAGCATGGGCGGCGCGGGTAGCTGTGCGTTGCCGGGGCCGAAAAGCTCTCCCCTGCCGCATGCCAGCAGTTCCTCGTAGTCGTAGCTCGATTTCTGTTCGAACATCGTCACTCCCGTCCCTTGCTCGTCGACGGCCTGTCGGATCGCCTGTCGTGGCTCCCAACTATCACAGTCCGTTTCAGACTGGAAACCGCGAACGGCTCTAGCGCGCCGCCCGACGAGGGTCAATGTGCCGCTATTGATCGCGTATCAGGTACAGAATATATGTTGAGATGGTGGCGATGCGAATGAATTCGCAATTCGGTACGATGAAGCGAAGGGAAAGCAGCGTTTGACGCAGGCTTGCGACACACTGGGCGAAGAAGTCGAAATGCGGGTCCGGGCGGCCGGCCTTCGTCCGACGCGTCAGCGCGTGGCTTTGGCGGATCTGCTGTTTGCCAAGGGTGACAGGCATCTGTCGGCCGAAGAGCTGCACGAAGAGGCGCTTGTGGCCGGCGTCGCCGTGTCGCTCGCGACCGTCTACAACACGCTCCACCAGTTCACCGAAGCCGGCCTGCTCCGCATCCTCGCGGTGGAAGGGTCGAAAACCTATTTCGACACCAACACGTCCGATCACCATCACTTCTTCATCGAAGGCGAAAATCGCGTGATGGACATCGATACCGGCATGGTGACGGTCCACAACCTGCCCGAGCCTCCGGAAGGCATGGAAATCGCGAACGTCGATATCGTCGTTCGTCTTCGCCCGAAAGCGCGGTAGTCAGCGCGCCAGGCGCGGCCCCCGCATCAATCCTTGTAGGTTTCGCCCGGATACGCGCCCCAGATCTGCGTCTGGCTCATCCACCCGCGATGGCCGGCAAATTCCATCTCGCACCATTGACCGTTGCAGACGCTGATCGATCCGATGACGCCCGGTTCGAGCCTGGCTACGATGCGCGACGTCGTGTCGGGCTGCGCGCGCAGCAGGAGCTCGCTTTCCTTGCCTTGCTGCCAGGGTGCTGCCACAGCGGTGCGGCGGCCTGAAAGCAGCGACTGGTTGATCCAGCCTTCCGCGCCTTCCGCGTCGCGAACACGGCGCCAATTGTCGTACTCCTGGATGATTTCCATCGGCACGCCGGCCTTCATGTACATCCATTCGACGGGATAGTTGAGGCCGGGGCCGATCCGCAGATTGACCTTGCCGGATTTGAGGCTGACGAAGCGCGGCAAGGGCAATCCGCTTGGTCCCATGCTCGCGGATTGCGCGTAGGCTGCGCCTGTCGGCGCGCACAGCATCAGGGCGGCGAGACCAGCCGCTGCCAGAATTCCAGTCGATGATTTCCGCGACGTGACGCGAGAGCCCATTTTTCCAACCCACGATTACCTGACGAACCCGGCCCCGGTGACCTCATCGGGCGGCCCTTTTTCTTTGTCATCTGCAGGACGGCTTGTTACACAGGCTCCAAGACCGCGACCTGGTCGACACAGATTCCAAGTGTCGCCAATCTTGGTTAAAGAGGTCTCAACGAGACCCTGTATTCGAGGACGTCATGGTCGCCAGGAAAAAGCCCCTCGTCGTGATCACCCGGAAACTGCCGGACGCGATCGAGACCCGTATGCGGGAGCTTTTCGATGCGCGCCTGAATGTGGACGACCGGGCGCTGACGCAGCCCGAACTCGTGGCCGCCGTTACGGAGGCCGACGTGCTGGTTCCGACCGTCACCGACCGCATCGACGCGGCGCTGATCGCGCAGGCCGGGCCGAGCCTCAAGCTCATCGCCAATTTCGGAAACGGCGTCGACAACATCGACGTCGCCGCCGCCGCGAAGAAGGGCATCGTCGTCACCAACACGCCCAATGTGCTGACGGAAGACACTGCGGACATGACCATGGCGCTGATGCTGGCCGTTCCGCGCCGCCTCACCGAAGGTGCGACCGTCCTGAAGGGCGACGGCAAGTGGACGGGCTGGTCGCCGACATGGATGCTGGGACGCAGGCTCGGCGGCAAGCGCCTCGGCATCGTCGGCATGGGCCGCATCGGCACCGCGCTCGCACGCCGCGCGAAATCCTTTGGCCTGTCGATCCATTATCACAACCGGCACAAGGTCGCGCCGGCGACGGAGGATGCGCTGGAGGCGACCTATTGGGAAAGCCTCGACCAAATGCTCGCCCGCATGGACATCATTTCGGTCAACTGCCCCTCGACGCCTGCGACCTTCCATCTCCTGTCCGCGCGGCGTCTCGCGCTGATGCAGCCCTCCGCCTATCTGGTGAACACCGCGCGCGGCGACATCATCGACGAGGACGCGCTGGTCAAGATGCTGGAAGGCGGCAAACTTGCCGGTGCGGGGCTCGACGTGTTCGAGCACGAACCGGCGGTCAACCCGAAACTCGTGAAGCTGGCCGCCAAGGGCAAGGTCGTGATCCTGCCGCATATGGGCTCGGCTACGATCGAGGGCCGTATCGACATGGGCGAGAAGGTGATCATCAACATTCGCGCCTTCTTCGACGGCCACCGCCCGCCGGATCGCGTTCTGCCCTCGCGGGCGTGACGCGAGAGATGAGGCTGTTCCCCCCACGCACG is drawn from Mesorhizobium sp. CAU 1732 and contains these coding sequences:
- the fabI gene encoding enoyl-ACP reductase FabI, which produces MDGLMKGKRGLVMGVANDHSIAWGIAKQLADHGAELAFTYQGDAFGRRVKPLAEQVGAKLVLPCDVEDTATVIETFDALKSEWGGLDFIVHAIGFSDRNELKGLYADTTRENFVRTMVISCFSFTEVAKHAAPLMTNGGSMITLTYAGSVRVMPNYNVMGVAKAGLEASVRYLANDYGPRGIRVNGLSAGPVRTLAGAGISDARLMYSYQQRNSPLRRTVSSEEVGRSALYLLSDLSSGVTGEIHYVDSGYHIVSMPTLDELKRTDEG
- a CDS encoding class I SAM-dependent methyltransferase, coding for MTDGSLKTLFHPFDTGILDEPQTGERALVINAPADFRAPSGFDAVLSLVQDFRPAFRALEAARFAVTPVAQGDAYDLVLVFCGRHRGQNELWIADALERVRAGGRIVVAGGRTEGAASLRKRIAALVEIEDHASKNHGVVFWLVAPALPAQVIDTLRAANPASSIEGGFSAQPGAFSHDRIDPGSEFLIENLPQGLKGAAADFGAGWGYLSVMLARHAPTVASIDLYEASHIACEASKANLAALAPDTQATVHWCDLLAEKVERRYDLLVMNPPFHQGRAAEPTIGEGMIRAASAALKPGGRLFMVANRTLMYEPMLQAGFARHGEVSRNERFKVLWAVR
- the fabB gene encoding beta-ketoacyl-ACP synthase I, producing the protein MRRVVVTGLGIVSSIGNNADEVQASLRDAKSGITFSNDFAEHGFRCQVWGAPTLDPTELVDRRAMRFLHKGGAWNHVAMQQAIASAGLEDGDITNERTGIIMGSGGPSTKTIVEAAEITEKNNSPKRIGPFAVPKAMSSTASATLATSFKIHGVNYSISSACSTSAHCIGNAYELIQWGKQDIIFAGGHEDLDWTMSNLFDAMGAMSSKYNDTPSVASRAYDVNRDGFVIAGGAGVLVLEELEHAKARGATIYAEVTGYGATSDGYDMVAPSGEGAIRCMRQALSTVTGDVDYINTHGTSTPVGDSKEMGAIREVFGTKMPHIASTKSLTGHSLGAAGVQESIYSILMMQAGFIGESAHIEEFDPEFEGMPVVRKRIDNAKIDTVLSNSFGFGGTNATLVFQRYQN
- a CDS encoding alkene reductase, which produces MATIFDPVTVGDLSLQNRFAMAPLTRNRSPGAKPTELSVTYYTQRATAGMLITEATAISHQGQGYADVPGLYGAEQLAAWRTVTDAVHEAGGKIVTQLWHVGRISHDSLQPGGGKPVAPSALRAKSKTYLISADGTGSFAETSEPRALKREELPGIVADYHRASKAAVEEAGFDGVEIHAANGYLVDQFLRSGSNHRTDEYGGSIENRARFLFEVVEAVVSAAGAGRVGIRLSPVTPANDASDPDPQPLFDYVASKLAAYGLAYIHVIEGATGGDREFQQGGKPFDYAQFKAAYRDAGGKGAWIVNNGYDQKLAEEAIESGRADLVAFGKLFIANPDLVRRFEEGLPLNAPQKETFYGGGAKGLIDYPFAA
- the pnp gene encoding polyribonucleotide nucleotidyltransferase — protein: MFNHHKVEIEWGGRPLILETGKIARQADGAVLATYGETVVLATVVSMKEPKPGLDFFPLTVNYQEKTFAAGKIPGGFFKREGRPSEKETLTSRLIDRPIRPLFADGYKNDTQIVVTVVQHDLENDPDILAIVATSAALTLSGVPFMGPIGGARVGYINGEYVLNPHLDEMPESKLDLIVAGTGDAVLMVESEAQELDEEIMLGAVMFGHKGFQPVIDAIIQLAEVAAKEPRDFTSPTYDELEAEMLKLVEGELREAYKNTQKAERYAAVDAVKAKVKAHFAPAEGETPKWTSEQVGTVFKDLQAKIVRWNILDTGSRIDGRDLSTVRPIVSEVGILPRTHGSALFTRGETQAIVVATLGTGEDEQFIDALTGTYKETFLLHYNFPPYSVGETGRMGSPGRREIGHGKLAWRAVHPVLPEKEQFPYTLRVVSEITESNGSSSMATVCGTSLALMDAGVPLTKPVAGIAMGLIKEGERFAVLSDILGDEDHLGDMDFKVAGTTAGITSLQMDIKISGITEEIMKVALEQAKGGREHILVEMSKAITEGRSELGEFAPRIEVMQIPTDKIRDVIGSGGKVIREIVEKTGAKINIEDDGTVKIASSNAKEIEAAKKWIHTIVAEPEVGEIYEGTVVKTADFGAFVNFFGPKDGLVHISQLAADRVQKTTDVVKEGQKVWVKLMGFDERGKVRLSMKVVDQETGKELARDKKSADAEEADA
- a CDS encoding metalloregulator ArsR/SmtB family transcription factor; the protein is MDKDITLKAMAHPVRRDMLSWLKEPEVHFGGQEHPLEMGVCAGQFARCGLSQSTISAHLAALSGADLVTARRVGQWVFYKRNEETIAAMRSFLNDL
- a CDS encoding bifunctional diguanylate cyclase/phosphodiesterase; the protein is MDNKTNPTRSTTFRLITIAASGLGSFMLGLWGLKLGYGSHVAGLPSEVVGGALAALCALAASLAAMSFFAGVDESVSYVYQETQVDKLTGLHARTAMIGKIAEAASATIRNGEPVFLIDIDIDRFKQVNDSIGYSQGDQLIRAFARRLREILPDTVEMGRIGAGEFAVLIHDTPDMGPVDTLVEYLMEKLMQPYQLPSHLQSINLSVGIVAMPKDGIDPVVLLRKSNLALQHARAGGIGNWSVFHAEMGKVAEYRQWIESELHLAFKRGDFDLHYQPQFDLPSGRIVGYEALVRWKHPERGMIPPTEFVPIAEETGMIGPIGEWVLHKACSDARLLPQDCFVAVNISPVQFMTKDFLAMVRNVIDVTGIDPKRLELEVTETAMMQDRGRAAHILDELARMGISVAVDDFGTGYSNLSYLIDFSFKKLKIDQSFVQRLETDANSGAVVSTIVGLSRALGVHTIAEGVETENQVTLLRAAGCEVVQGYLYGRPGPIGSKVPRSKPLQKIAMH
- the rpsO gene encoding 30S ribosomal protein S15, which encodes MSITAERKQDLMKEFATQKGDTGSPEVQVAILSERIKNLTDHFKDHKKDNHSRRGLLALVSQRRSLLDYLKRKDEGRYQTLIEKLGLRR